The Candidatus Hydrogenedens sp. genome includes a region encoding these proteins:
- the rpsT gene encoding 30S ribosomal protein S20, which translates to MANIKSQKKRIKTNEQRRLKNTSIRSRMKTMVKKAIQSVNNADDKTRQSAILEAISTIDRACAKGVIHRNSAARRKSRLMKRINKALTVN; encoded by the coding sequence ATGGCTAATATTAAATCACAAAAGAAACGTATTAAAACGAATGAACAAAGGAGATTAAAAAATACTTCCATTCGTTCCCGTATGAAAACGATGGTAAAAAAAGCCATTCAGAGTGTAAATAATGCTGATGATAAAACAAGACAATCTGCGATTTTAGAAGCAATTTCGACTATCGACCGTGCCTGTGCAAAGGGTGTCATCCACCGTAATTCAGCAGCTCGCAGAAAGTCCCGTTTAATGAAACGTATCAATAAGGCATTAACCGTAAACTAA
- a CDS encoding class II aldolase/adducin family protein, producing the protein MLYKIDNLKILICEIGKKMYLNQYISSTDGNISIRLEEDKFLCTPSNTCKGELIPEQILLTNNKCEVLEGKGTVSSEFYTHLSAYEERPDITSVVHAHPIFATVLSLLNISLCTPILPELVMTLGEVPTTDYATPGSIEGSTIIKPWIKNHNALLLKSHGVLTVGKDLNQAYSYLERVEHSAKILYYAYLLGKPNVLTEEQYVKLSIKTHTAGQ; encoded by the coding sequence ATGCTTTACAAAATAGATAATTTAAAAATACTGATTTGTGAAATTGGGAAAAAAATGTATCTTAATCAATACATTTCCTCTACCGATGGCAATATTAGTATTCGATTAGAAGAAGATAAATTCTTATGCACCCCCAGTAATACATGTAAAGGGGAATTAATACCTGAACAAATTTTACTCACAAACAATAAATGTGAAGTCTTAGAAGGTAAAGGAACGGTTTCATCTGAATTTTATACTCACTTATCAGCCTATGAAGAACGTCCAGATATTACATCTGTTGTCCATGCACATCCTATTTTTGCGACTGTGTTATCATTGTTAAATATATCCCTATGCACACCTATACTCCCCGAATTAGTTATGACATTAGGGGAAGTTCCCACTACAGACTACGCAACCCCTGGAAGCATAGAAGGTTCTACCATAATTAAACCTTGGATAAAAAATCATAATGCACTCTTACTCAAATCACACGGGGTTCTTACTGTAGGTAAAGACTTAAATCAGGCGTATTCTTATCTTGAACGAGTAGAACATTCTGCGAAAATTTTGTATTACGCCTACTTGTTAGGAAAACCCAATGTTTTGACAGAAGAACAATACGTTAAGTTATCAATAAAAACACACACAGCAGGGCAATAA
- a CDS encoding branched-chain amino acid transaminase, with product MATMYPGKIAYFEGNYIPIEDAKISIMTHAFNYGTGLFEGIRGYYSANKNAILIFRLKEHIDRLVRNCRILCMEIPETQEEIEDICIELVKKSGFKEGVYIRPIIYKSELSLGPTLKGVESKLCCYVIKLGDYCDITSGLDVCVSSWRRLADNAIPSRVKATGSYINSALAASEAKQAGFNEAIFLNEQGMVVEGSAMNIFIVHQGELITPPRSETILVGITRNTIIELIKNELGLNVIERPIARTELYVADEIFFCGTGAQVAPVRSVDRRIIGSGQPGPITKKLQEIYFKVVQGEIDKYKHWCTTVPCE from the coding sequence ATGGCAACCATGTATCCAGGTAAAATTGCATATTTTGAAGGCAATTATATTCCTATTGAAGATGCTAAGATAAGTATTATGACACATGCATTTAATTATGGAACGGGATTGTTTGAAGGTATCCGTGGTTATTATTCTGCAAACAAAAATGCCATTCTTATCTTTCGCTTAAAAGAACATATTGACCGACTTGTAAGAAATTGCCGTATTCTTTGTATGGAAATACCGGAGACACAGGAAGAAATAGAAGATATTTGTATTGAACTTGTTAAAAAGAGCGGTTTCAAAGAAGGCGTCTATATTCGTCCCATCATATATAAAAGTGAGTTATCATTAGGTCCTACCTTAAAAGGGGTTGAAAGCAAATTATGCTGTTATGTAATTAAATTAGGGGATTATTGTGATATTACTTCAGGTTTAGATGTATGTGTTTCATCATGGAGAAGACTTGCAGATAATGCAATTCCAAGCAGGGTAAAAGCCACTGGAAGTTATATTAACTCAGCATTAGCAGCATCCGAAGCAAAACAAGCAGGATTTAATGAGGCTATTTTCCTCAACGAACAAGGGATGGTTGTCGAGGGAAGTGCAATGAATATCTTTATAGTACATCAAGGAGAACTAATAACACCTCCTCGTTCGGAAACTATTCTTGTGGGTATTACAAGGAATACGATTATTGAACTCATCAAAAATGAGTTGGGACTTAATGTAATTGAACGTCCTATCGCACGAACCGAACTTTATGTTGCGGATGAGATATTCTTCTGTGGCACAGGTGCTCAAGTTGCACCCGTCCGTTCTGTAGACCGAAGAATTATTGGTTCAGGGCAACCTGGACCTATAACTAAAAAACTCCAGGAAATATACTTCAAAGTTGTTCAAGGTGAAATAGATAAATATAAACATTGGTGTACTACCGTTCCCTGTGAATAA
- a CDS encoding CBS domain-containing protein, which translates to MASLKEKVKLRAHLPIHQDKTIQDVVKFFCDQNISATMVSNDEGDIVGIISEKDIIRKVLNKGLDLKETLIHDVMNTKLIHVHEAEDINIAKMLMFMNGVRHLLMVDENHHVVGLLSMRDLIESDLEETKELLRKINDQYYENAHQPTWRISSNRVIIENAEPQPDPIVEELIHSYKNK; encoded by the coding sequence ATGGCAAGTTTGAAAGAAAAAGTAAAGTTAAGAGCACATCTACCTATTCATCAAGATAAGACCATTCAGGATGTCGTTAAATTTTTTTGTGACCAAAACATAAGTGCAACAATGGTATCGAACGATGAAGGCGATATTGTTGGAATTATTTCAGAAAAGGACATTATTCGAAAAGTACTAAACAAAGGTTTAGACCTAAAAGAAACATTAATTCATGATGTGATGAACACCAAATTAATTCATGTCCATGAAGCAGAGGATATAAATATTGCTAAAATGCTTATGTTTATGAACGGTGTAAGACATCTTCTCATGGTTGATGAGAACCATCACGTTGTTGGGTTATTATCTATGAGAGATCTCATCGAGTCCGATTTAGAAGAAACGAAAGAACTTTTAAGAAAAATTAATGATCAATATTACGAAAATGCTCATCAACCTACATGGAGAATATCTTCCAATCGAGTTATTATAGAGAATGCAGAACCTCAACCTGATCCCATTGTGGAAGAGTTAATACATTCTTACAAAAACAAATAG
- a CDS encoding CoA-transferase yields MARVVTADEAIKLIPDGATVLIVPMPSEEVYPAFARVYQQTGHPKDLTVVWAAGLGPLSEEPKGMNHFAVPGMVKRIIAGHCGLNHKIMKFIASNQVEAYNIPQGTMCELYREIAAGRPGLITTVGLGTFVDPRYGGGKVNEKTKSCEDLSEIVVIGGKEYILYRSFKCDVGIIRGTTADHHGNITTEKEALIMEILEGAMAVKNSGGFVIAQVERLSDEPAKPSDVRVPGVFVDYVVVAQTPEAHPQTLFVQYDPSFCGHVRANLEEELDVMPLNFEKVIARRAFMELKPKMLINLGFGIPMGVAKVAFEEGVFNKITMTTEIGVIGGIPETGKNFGPAKNPQAFLSQSAMFDFYDGGGLDMTCVGMAQVDAEGNVNVSKVGPIAIGPGGFINLTQSAKKLVFCGEFSAMGSKVDIVDGKVKIVNEGKVKKFIQKVEQITFSGKFALENKRDVTYITERCVFKLVPEGLMITEIAPGIDLEKDILNQMGFKPIIPEEIKPMDARLFVPSPMKISFE; encoded by the coding sequence ATGGCAAGAGTAGTGACGGCAGATGAAGCAATTAAATTAATTCCTGATGGAGCAACGGTATTAATAGTTCCCATGCCTTCTGAAGAGGTGTATCCAGCGTTTGCACGTGTTTATCAACAAACGGGGCATCCAAAGGATTTAACAGTTGTATGGGCAGCAGGTCTTGGTCCATTAAGTGAGGAACCAAAAGGAATGAACCATTTTGCAGTGCCAGGAATGGTAAAGAGAATTATAGCTGGACATTGTGGTTTAAATCATAAAATTATGAAATTTATTGCAAGTAATCAAGTGGAAGCATACAATATCCCCCAAGGGACGATGTGTGAATTATATAGAGAGATAGCTGCTGGTAGACCTGGGTTGATTACGACTGTCGGATTAGGAACATTTGTAGACCCGAGATATGGCGGTGGAAAAGTGAATGAAAAAACGAAATCGTGTGAAGACCTATCCGAGATTGTTGTAATTGGGGGAAAAGAATACATTTTATATCGTTCGTTTAAATGCGATGTGGGTATAATTCGTGGAACCACTGCTGACCATCATGGTAATATTACTACTGAGAAAGAAGCACTTATTATGGAAATATTAGAAGGTGCTATGGCTGTAAAAAACAGTGGTGGTTTTGTAATTGCACAGGTGGAGCGATTAAGTGATGAGCCAGCTAAACCGAGTGATGTGCGAGTTCCTGGTGTTTTTGTAGATTACGTCGTAGTTGCTCAAACTCCTGAGGCACATCCACAAACACTTTTTGTACAGTATGACCCTTCATTTTGTGGACATGTCAGAGCTAATCTTGAGGAAGAATTAGATGTTATGCCATTAAATTTTGAAAAGGTTATTGCCCGACGTGCATTTATGGAATTAAAGCCTAAGATGCTTATAAATCTTGGTTTTGGTATACCAATGGGCGTTGCCAAAGTCGCTTTTGAAGAAGGGGTATTCAATAAAATTACAATGACAACAGAAATAGGAGTAATTGGGGGAATTCCAGAAACAGGCAAAAATTTTGGTCCTGCGAAGAATCCTCAGGCGTTTTTATCTCAATCTGCAATGTTTGATTTTTATGATGGAGGAGGACTTGATATGACCTGTGTAGGAATGGCTCAGGTCGATGCAGAGGGAAATGTGAATGTTAGCAAAGTTGGTCCTATTGCAATTGGACCTGGTGGATTTATCAACTTAACACAATCGGCAAAGAAACTGGTATTTTGTGGTGAATTTTCCGCTATGGGTAGTAAAGTGGACATTGTTGATGGAAAAGTGAAAATAGTGAATGAAGGGAAGGTTAAAAAATTTATTCAAAAGGTGGAGCAAATTACTTTTAGTGGAAAGTTCGCATTAGAAAATAAGAGAGATGTTACTTATATTACGGAACGTTGTGTATTTAAACTTGTCCCAGAAGGGTTAATGATAACAGAAATTGCGCCAGGTATAGACTTAGAAAAAGATATATTAAATCAAATGGGATTTAAGCCTATAATTCCAGAGGAAATTAAACCGATGGATGCAAGATTATTTGTGCCATCTCCAATGAAAATATCATTTGAATAG
- a CDS encoding lysophospholipase, giving the protein MLNEGWFNIRNEKFYRRTWLSEENKKIANIILIHGYGEHCSRYDYMSEMMNKQGINVFSYDQRGFGHSPGKRAWINDFNELLDDFDVFLNVIKEEIISLPTFFMGHSMGGMVLARYVETRPNCSAKGLIFSSPFLALNEDVPKFLLKLSGILATVLPWVPVSRVDNTALSKDLDVVKRADEDPLGYHGSVKAYTGYVFYKVIQEIQRDFKLIKLPTIILHGKKDQIVPFSGSINLFENITSEDKAIHLFENGYHELWNDYEKDEMIGKICGWVSERALKS; this is encoded by the coding sequence ATGTTAAACGAAGGATGGTTTAACATTCGAAATGAAAAATTTTATCGTAGGACGTGGCTTTCTGAAGAAAATAAAAAAATAGCCAATATAATTTTAATTCATGGTTATGGAGAACATTGTTCACGATATGACTATATGTCGGAAATGATGAATAAACAAGGAATTAATGTTTTCAGTTATGACCAGCGTGGATTCGGACATTCGCCAGGGAAAAGAGCATGGATTAACGATTTCAATGAACTTCTTGATGATTTTGATGTCTTTTTAAATGTAATAAAAGAGGAGATAATTAGTTTACCAACATTTTTTATGGGACATAGTATGGGAGGGATGGTTCTTGCCAGATATGTTGAAACACGACCTAATTGTTCTGCTAAAGGACTTATTTTTTCAAGTCCATTTCTTGCTTTAAATGAAGATGTTCCAAAGTTTTTATTAAAGTTATCAGGTATCTTAGCGACAGTTCTCCCATGGGTTCCTGTTTCAAGGGTGGATAATACAGCCTTATCAAAAGATTTAGACGTAGTTAAAAGGGCTGATGAAGACCCATTAGGTTATCATGGAAGTGTCAAAGCATACACAGGATATGTATTTTATAAAGTGATTCAGGAAATACAACGTGATTTTAAGTTAATTAAACTACCAACAATAATTCTTCATGGGAAAAAGGACCAAATAGTTCCCTTCTCAGGAAGTATTAATTTGTTTGAAAATATTACATCAGAAGATAAGGCGATACATCTTTTTGAAAATGGTTATCACGAGTTATGGAATGATTATGAAAAAGATGAAATGATAGGTAAAATATGCGGATGGGTAAGTGAACGAGCATTGAAATCATAA
- a CDS encoding transcriptional regulator, giving the protein MSELDRIIHEPARLRILTILAGVEASDFNFLLNTLGLTKGNLSSHMDKLEKAGYVKVEKSFNGRIPHTEFQITEKGRDALENYWKELDRIRNLNPPVENE; this is encoded by the coding sequence ATGTCAGAACTTGACCGCATAATACATGAACCAGCACGACTGCGAATTTTAACAATTCTTGCAGGGGTGGAAGCATCTGATTTTAATTTTTTGTTAAATACATTGGGATTGACCAAAGGCAATCTTTCTTCTCATATGGACAAACTCGAAAAAGCAGGATATGTTAAAGTTGAGAAGTCATTTAATGGACGGATTCCGCATACAGAGTTTCAAATCACCGAGAAAGGGAGAGATGCATTAGAAAATTATTGGAAGGAATTAGATAGAATTAGAAACCTGAACCCGCCTGTAGAAAATGAATAA
- the hisC gene encoding histidinol-phosphate transaminase gives MSKYCINRLNAIEGYVPGEQPKEENVVKLNTNENPFPPSEEVLRTLSTILPEQLRRYPDPTAFELRRKIAQVYHLPGPEWVIVGNGMDEILAITMKTFVDYGQTIYATYPTYSLYEILAQLYGYNFQYHELDDNFCLTPPFAWESAKLVLITHPNAPSGVPTQTEIMKKICENDKQVIFIDEAYVDFCDYNYISWVTEYPNLIVGRTFSKSFSLAGIRLGFAVANPELISDMFKIKDSYNVNVITQLLGISALEHSQYAMTNIEIIKKNRTYLRIELQKLGFRVPDSQSNFLLAIWNREPTAEEIYNRLKEQRIYIRYFPYRRLENALRITIGTQKQSEILLEAIKKIVQI, from the coding sequence ATGAGTAAATACTGTATAAACAGACTAAACGCAATAGAGGGGTATGTTCCTGGTGAACAACCGAAAGAGGAAAATGTAGTCAAACTAAATACGAATGAAAATCCATTTCCTCCGTCAGAAGAAGTATTAAGAACTCTTAGCACAATACTCCCTGAACAACTACGACGATACCCTGACCCAACTGCTTTTGAACTTAGAAGAAAAATAGCTCAGGTATACCATTTACCTGGACCAGAATGGGTTATTGTTGGCAATGGCATGGACGAAATTTTAGCAATAACAATGAAAACGTTCGTAGACTATGGGCAGACCATTTACGCTACTTATCCAACCTATTCTCTTTATGAGATTCTTGCACAACTATATGGTTATAACTTTCAGTATCATGAGCTTGATGATAATTTTTGTTTAACTCCACCATTTGCATGGGAATCAGCAAAATTAGTATTAATAACCCACCCAAATGCTCCAAGTGGTGTTCCTACACAAACCGAAATTATGAAAAAAATCTGTGAAAATGATAAACAAGTTATATTTATTGATGAAGCTTATGTTGATTTTTGTGATTATAACTATATCTCTTGGGTAACAGAATATCCTAATCTTATTGTTGGACGAACTTTTTCTAAGTCCTTCAGTCTGGCTGGAATTCGTTTAGGTTTTGCTGTTGCTAATCCAGAACTAATTTCAGATATGTTTAAGATTAAAGATTCATACAATGTCAATGTTATAACTCAATTATTAGGCATCTCTGCATTAGAACATTCCCAATATGCTATGACTAATATAGAAATAATTAAGAAGAATAGAACTTATCTAAGAATAGAATTACAAAAACTGGGTTTCCGTGTTCCTGATTCACAATCGAATTTCTTGCTTGCAATATGGAACAGAGAACCTACTGCAGAAGAAATATACAATCGGTTAAAAGAGCAACGTATTTATATTAGATATTTTCCATATAGACGTTTGGAGAACGCACTGCGAATTACCATTGGCACACAGAAACAATCCGAAATTTTACTTGAAGCAATAAAAAAGATTGTTCAAATTTAA
- the hisD gene encoding histidinol dehydrogenase: MKTFIIQSDDDLNKVKQWILNRNLSQNQEQDKDQTITKTVQWIIDTVRKNGDSAVIEFTERFDNVTLQPEELEIPNQEIIQSFNTLEPNILRIIEKSAEHIKTFHSKNIRNSWEETLEDGTVLGQKIVPIEKVGVYVPGGKAFYPSSVLMNVIPAKVAGVKEIIMVSPPSYNGTIHPVVLATAHLAGVTRVFRVGGAQSISALAYGTEHIPSVDKITGPGNIYVSTAKALVRDVVDIDCEAGPSEVLVIADKTANPAFIASELIAQAEHDEKACSVLIITQSDIHLVKDVEEQIQKYINQQNRKNIIESSLNNFGAFIVTRDWDELIYLANFFAPEHLSIQTEFPRKIEMKIVNAGAIMLGDMTPVAVGDYMAGPNHILPTGRRARFSSPLTVEDFRKVSNYIYYSKSRLHNQANDIMTFAEIEGLTAHAFSINIRIGNQRDVKNE, encoded by the coding sequence ATGAAAACTTTTATTATTCAGAGTGATGATGACCTTAATAAAGTAAAACAATGGATACTAAATCGCAATCTATCACAAAATCAAGAACAGGACAAAGACCAAACCATTACAAAAACAGTACAATGGATTATTGATACAGTTAGAAAAAACGGGGATAGTGCGGTCATCGAGTTTACTGAGCGATTTGATAATGTAACACTACAACCAGAAGAGTTAGAAATACCCAATCAAGAGATTATTCAAAGCTTTAATACACTGGAACCCAATATTTTAAGGATTATTGAAAAATCTGCTGAACACATAAAAACATTTCACAGTAAAAATATACGAAATTCATGGGAAGAGACACTTGAAGACGGAACCGTATTAGGACAAAAAATAGTGCCCATTGAAAAAGTAGGGGTATATGTACCAGGTGGAAAGGCTTTCTACCCTTCATCCGTATTAATGAATGTTATACCTGCAAAAGTGGCTGGTGTTAAAGAAATCATTATGGTTTCTCCCCCTTCATATAATGGCACAATACACCCTGTCGTCTTGGCAACAGCCCACCTTGCAGGGGTTACTCGTGTATTTAGAGTTGGTGGAGCACAATCCATTTCAGCTCTCGCTTATGGCACAGAACACATACCATCCGTTGATAAAATTACAGGACCAGGAAATATATACGTTTCAACAGCCAAAGCATTAGTACGAGATGTTGTAGATATTGATTGTGAAGCAGGACCTTCAGAAGTCCTTGTTATTGCTGATAAAACCGCAAATCCTGCTTTTATTGCTTCAGAACTAATAGCACAAGCAGAACACGATGAGAAAGCTTGCTCAGTGTTAATAATTACTCAATCTGATATACATCTTGTCAAAGATGTAGAAGAACAGATACAAAAATATATTAATCAACAAAATCGTAAAAATATCATCGAATCATCTTTGAACAATTTCGGGGCTTTTATTGTTACTCGGGATTGGGACGAACTTATTTACCTCGCTAATTTTTTTGCACCAGAACATTTAAGTATTCAAACAGAATTTCCACGTAAGATTGAGATGAAAATTGTTAATGCGGGTGCCATTATGTTAGGTGATATGACTCCCGTTGCTGTTGGTGATTATATGGCTGGTCCTAATCATATTCTACCAACTGGAAGAAGAGCAAGGTTCAGTTCTCCCCTTACAGTTGAAGATTTTAGAAAAGTGTCCAACTATATTTACTATTCAAAAAGCAGGCTTCACAATCAAGCAAACGATATAATGACGTTTGCTGAAATTGAAGGTTTAACAGCTCATGCATTTTCGATAAATATTCGTATAGGAAATCAAAGGGATGTAAAAAATGAGTAA
- the murA gene encoding UDP-N-acetylglucosamine 1-carboxyvinyltransferase translates to MDKIIIRGNNPLKGKVQIRGAKNAVLPLMAASILAEEPCVLHNVPCLHDVFTMDKLLSQMGLQIEFTGRFMTIVTPNRISPTAPYDLVRKMRASFFVLGPLLARCGKARVSLPGGCAIGTRPVDIHLKGLEQLGAKIRLEEGYVVAEGRLKGTDIYLDFPSVGATENLIMAAVRAKGITRLFNPAQEPEIVDLANFLNKMGAEIEGAGTEVIKIKGIKSLGGTEHNVIPDRIEAGTFLIAGLATFGDVQVDSVIPEYLSTFISKLNELGADVQIGSSYIRVKSPQKPLKAINITTLPYPGFPTDLQAQMMALLTCAEGTSVIKETVFENRFLHVAELIRMGADITLEGNTAIIRGTEKLIGAPVMASDLRASAALVIAGLMAKEGETIISRVYHLDRGYERIEERLASLGADIQRIHEE, encoded by the coding sequence ATGGATAAAATAATTATTCGTGGTAATAACCCGTTAAAAGGGAAAGTTCAAATCCGTGGGGCAAAAAATGCGGTACTCCCTCTTATGGCTGCGTCTATCTTAGCTGAAGAACCGTGTGTACTTCATAATGTCCCGTGTCTCCATGATGTATTTACTATGGATAAACTTCTTAGCCAGATGGGATTACAAATAGAATTTACAGGTAGGTTTATGACTATTGTCACACCAAATCGTATATCACCTACCGCACCTTATGACCTTGTGCGTAAAATGCGTGCTTCATTTTTTGTATTAGGTCCACTCTTAGCACGATGTGGGAAAGCACGTGTATCTTTACCTGGTGGCTGTGCTATAGGCACACGCCCTGTAGATATTCATCTAAAAGGGTTAGAACAACTCGGAGCAAAGATTCGTTTAGAAGAAGGTTATGTAGTGGCAGAGGGACGATTAAAAGGAACAGACATTTATTTAGATTTTCCAAGTGTAGGTGCAACTGAAAACTTAATAATGGCGGCTGTCCGTGCCAAAGGAATAACCCGATTATTTAATCCAGCCCAAGAACCTGAGATAGTTGATTTGGCAAACTTTTTGAACAAAATGGGTGCAGAAATTGAAGGAGCTGGAACAGAAGTTATAAAAATTAAAGGGATAAAATCCCTCGGAGGCACAGAACACAATGTTATCCCCGACCGTATCGAGGCAGGGACTTTCCTTATTGCAGGTCTGGCAACTTTTGGCGATGTTCAGGTTGACTCTGTAATTCCTGAATATTTAAGCACCTTCATCTCAAAACTTAACGAATTGGGTGCTGATGTCCAAATAGGTAGTAGCTATATACGGGTCAAATCCCCTCAAAAACCATTAAAAGCTATAAATATAACAACTCTCCCCTACCCTGGATTTCCAACAGATTTACAAGCTCAAATGATGGCTCTTCTCACATGTGCAGAAGGAACAAGTGTGATTAAAGAGACTGTTTTCGAAAATAGATTTCTTCACGTAGCGGAATTAATACGTATGGGTGCTGATATTACTTTAGAAGGGAATACCGCCATTATTAGAGGAACAGAAAAATTAATTGGTGCTCCTGTTATGGCATCTGACCTTCGCGCAAGTGCAGCACTCGTTATAGCAGGGTTAATGGCAAAAGAAGGCGAAACTATTATTTCACGGGTATACCATTTAGACCGTGGCTATGAACGAATTGAGGAAAGACTTGCCAGTCTCGGTGCAGATATTCAAAGAATTCACGAGGAGTAA
- the secG gene encoding preprotein translocase subunit SecG — protein sequence MLETIFSLTTLWWVLLLFIYLPCCVALIIIVLLQKGKGAGFAGAFGLSPGTESVFGPKLARTLPQKLTYISAGVFMVLAILLSTISGKVGKGPAPELVYNELSTEQNTALDNLFDNKTPSTTTTPVTVENKTNTPPVESAPVSTETDAPQSSTETPTSNQ from the coding sequence ATGTTAGAAACAATTTTTAGCCTAACAACACTTTGGTGGGTATTACTATTATTTATATACCTTCCATGCTGTGTCGCTTTAATTATTATCGTACTCCTACAAAAAGGAAAAGGTGCTGGATTTGCAGGTGCCTTTGGTTTAAGCCCAGGCACAGAAAGCGTGTTTGGACCCAAATTAGCACGTACTCTCCCACAAAAATTAACATACATAAGTGCTGGTGTATTTATGGTTCTTGCCATTCTTCTATCAACCATATCAGGTAAAGTCGGGAAAGGACCTGCTCCTGAACTTGTTTATAATGAGTTATCTACTGAACAGAATACTGCTTTGGATAATTTATTCGATAATAAAACACCGTCAACAACAACGACTCCTGTCACTGTTGAAAACAAGACAAATACACCTCCTGTGGAAAGTGCTCCAGTAAGTACGGAAACAGATGCTCCACAAAGTTCAACGGAAACACCTACCTCAAACCAATAG
- the tpiA gene encoding triose-phosphate isomerase: MKSIIAGNWKMNKKVNESLDLVNKLKPLVEGIDQVKIIVCPPFTSLYAVSQVLKGTNIELGGQNCYLKESGAYTGEIAPQMLLDVGCRWTILGHSERRQYFGETDTLLNQKLKYVITTGLNVMFCVGETLDEREGNMMESVLRRQIIEGLRDMTPEQLQNVVIAYEPVWAIGTGKTATPEQAQEAHAFIRSLIGKEFGKETATNIVIQYGGSVKPENAKELISKPDVNGFLVGGASLNAESFAQIIKECI, from the coding sequence ATGAAGTCGATTATTGCTGGAAATTGGAAAATGAACAAAAAAGTCAATGAATCTCTTGACCTTGTAAATAAACTTAAACCATTAGTAGAGGGAATTGACCAAGTTAAAATTATTGTTTGTCCGCCATTTACAAGCCTCTATGCCGTATCACAAGTATTGAAAGGTACAAATATTGAATTAGGTGGGCAAAATTGCTATTTAAAGGAATCAGGGGCATATACTGGAGAAATAGCACCACAAATGTTGCTGGATGTAGGTTGTCGTTGGACTATATTAGGACATAGTGAACGTAGGCAATATTTTGGCGAAACAGATACGTTGTTAAACCAAAAACTTAAATATGTAATAACAACAGGTTTAAATGTAATGTTCTGCGTTGGAGAAACGCTTGACGAACGTGAAGGGAATATGATGGAGTCGGTTCTACGACGGCAAATTATAGAGGGCTTAAGGGATATGACTCCAGAACAATTACAAAACGTTGTTATCGCATACGAACCAGTCTGGGCAATTGGAACTGGAAAAACAGCAACCCCAGAACAAGCGCAAGAAGCCCATGCTTTCATCCGTTCTCTTATAGGAAAAGAGTTCGGCAAAGAAACAGCGACGAACATAGTTATCCAGTATGGTGGAAGTGTTAAACCTGAAAATGCAAAAGAACTTATATCCAAACCTGATGTTAACGGTTTCTTGGTAGGCGGTGCTTCCTTAAATGCAGAAAGTTTTGCACAAATAATAAAAGAATGTATATAA